Sequence from the Periplaneta americana isolate PAMFEO1 chromosome 5, P.americana_PAMFEO1_priV1, whole genome shotgun sequence genome:
CGTCACAGATCTGTTGAAGTACCAAGATAACCAACGAAGTTATCAAGCAATTAGAAGTGGATTTACGTCGATAGAGCACTATATAAAAATGGATTATTGAAAACTGACAGCATCTCATTCGCTCTCGAGGAAGAGAAGTGGCAACAGTGAAGATGAAGACGTTTCTCATCCTGTCGTTGGCTCTGTGGACTGCACTCTTGAATAACTGCAGTGcaagaagtataaataataatattctaaattcATTAGCTGAGGAGTATCAACCACTTGAAGATACATATTCTTCTTATAAATCGTTTGTGGGGTTGATTTCACCACATGGTGGACCAAAGAAAGGACAAGCTCGAGTGAATTTAGATGGAGCTGTGATCACGAACATCACCATCACTCAACACTGGAGAAATGGTAACGGAACTATAGACATCACAGCAGGTGGGATAGGCCACGACTACGTAGGGTACTATTTCGACATATCAGAAGACGGCTACGTATATTTTGAAACGAAGATTTACTCCACAGATGATGTTCAGCAACCAAACTTCCAGAACACTCAGCAACACGATAAGATGAAACACTTTTTAACAAAATTCAATAAAGAACAGTTTGCAGTGGGAGATATTATTATGGAATTCGCTGCCCTTGGGCTATATTCTCCAAAAAACAACTCGAGAAGTGAACTTTACATCTTCACCTTCGATAAAGTGGTGAGTTCTTGTTTTGGGGAATCCTTCTGGCACAGCGGTGAAGGTAATACAGAAGTATCAGGAGGCATATCTGAGAGTTATCTGGGATTTACAACTTATATTCCATCCCAAGTCTCTGGCACTTACGTATACGATTGTGATTACGTCGAAGAAGAATCTCAGATATTACCGAAGAAAAGAAGTCTTACACCTCAGACACATGCTGATGTGGGGAACAGCGGTTTTGACTTTGCTCAAGTATATTCTTCAATCACATCTATGTATGCAGCCTTGGTTTCGGAATTTGAGAACTATACCATTGTAGACTTCAATTACAATTTAGACATGAAGAATGGAACAGGAACAATGACAGCGGATCAAGGCGGTGTGGGCTACTCTTTCATAGAATTCCTCTTCAATATGGATTCCACTGCATATGGAAGCTTCACGTACAACGTTGTATTGAAGCCGAATGAGGTAAGAATTCAAGAGATTTCTTGCTTTTAATAAGtctaaattaatacataactTGCAGTGAACAAATGGAAGCATTGTTTAACAATACCAGAAATTTGTACATTTCCATTTACAATGTCCGaatatcttaatattttattttataaacaaaatacgattagttagttttgttctttaaatgtgaaaATATTGATGATGTTGTAATGATCTGGGAAGAAtcacaatataataattattttttcgttATGCGATAGAAGAATTTTACtttcacaaataatttatttgaaatgttttcttattattttcacgTGAAATTTAATGTGATAAATTGCCCCAAGTTTAACAGATTCACATATATCTTCGGCATATTAAATTTCGCTACATACTGctgataaatttcattttatgacTCGGACGTAATGGAGAACTACCTAGTTCTTCAATGAAACAGAAATGCTATGAGAGGTACAAATAATCGAAATTCTCAAGGTAGTTGTGTAATTTCAGTGTAGATAAAGATGTGTAGAtataaatcacaaaatatattgCGGATGATTCCCTAAGTCACTCAGGTGATAAGACAGTAGATGAATAGCAAGCAGTATGCTGCAGATGTGTGTGAATCTACCGGGTACAGATAATTATTGTGTGCTTAGTTTTTgtgtgaaatgaaaatatattctgattaaaGTCCTGTCTCAGAATGAATTTCTTCtattacaatgaatagtgtgttatttttctcaaaacatatatcttcacaaaatCGTATAACGTTTTAAAACTACAAGTAGAAAAAGTACTTTCAATTCCGActgtaatccttttttttatggaaaatattcAGACGTCTGAACAGAAAcgaaatgttgaaaattattaATCCTTTCCGTGAAATACTTCCAATCGTTCACTACAAATTTTATTCGGGAacagagaaaattattattaaattttatcatatAAAGTAGTATGTTCTAGttcattttcttgaaattataACGTAAGTAAAATAGCTGTACTAAAATCGTCAATCATAATGACGAAGTCAAGACACTAATATTGACCTCCCTGTATTACTGTAGCATATGTGTGATTGTGAATGAAAATTACATGAAACTAAGGGCTCCACTTGGGTTGGTAGGATTACTAATAcatgaaaagtaaaataaaattaaatattcgttTTATATGACGTCACCTGAAGTAACATTCTATTTCCACATATTTAATGACAATGGTAATTTGCAATACTAATCTCAAATAATATTACTGATAATTTTTATTTGGATTTACAGACGTCCGCCGTTGggaacagagactggattaaaaaTTAAGGACTTTCGTCGCCAGAGAATCTCCTGCGCCAAGAAAATATATCTTgtgataattgtaatttaacaacaacaaaattttaataaaattaatgtatacaCAGGCTATTTTAACtgagtgttttgttttttaaatattctgtTACATATACTGTacctctatctgtcctatttttaCAATCATTCCTCTAGTAAGATTGTAACAATAATCGCAGCACATTTGTGGCtaggtacagctcatgcattttgtgaaGACACTCGCGATATGCAGTATGGAAACAACGTTTCTGAGGAGGGAGTAGGAGTaaaagggaaggtcgggcgtgtgtctaccgagttcatgGCAAGGACTAACCCATTcctctataattcgtaagtagactcatccgatctcgtgcgcagctctgtaggaagagtggggaagtgtctggacataatgcatgcgctgtaGCAACACGTGTAGTTTCATCTCATATAAAACTCTGCTGAATTCCAGACAATGCTATTTTGACgtaattattttcatcattattaaaGAAATAGAATCTCTCGACATTCCCGATAAATAAAGCAAATTTATAGGAAAACAAATTAAACTTTTATATACGTTATGTGTCCATTGTAACATAAGCTATTAGAGTAATTATATTATGATACAAAGACTTCATTATGTTTACCGTGTtaataagatattaaaatgtaacaatttcgTAGCTGCTACATGTTGCACTTCATAGAAATTATGAGTAACAAGAAAGCTATATTTTCTTTACGCTGTGTTGATGATTGTTTTCGtacacaatgaaaaaaaaaaaaaaagaagaagaaattattgaagCCACCCGTTATAAGTTAAGCATCCATTGTGACAACcagaagtaattttattgtagcaTACTATAGGCTTCGTAACTATTTTAGCAGCAATAATGACATACTATTAAAATACGGTAACGTTTTCTGTGTTACGGTACTTTAGGTAAATGATTTAAACTAATAAAATGGTAACAAATAAGAGTAATTTTCTCTTCGTACAGGCATAAACAGATTTTGAACGATTAGTGTTTTACTTATATGTAAATACAGAGCATTATTGCCATGTAATAAGTGTTTAAGAGGAATATTACCGTGCTTAATGAAGAATACTATTCATACTGAGAAAGtagaatttattaaatatatttaaattgatctTTCTCAGGCCTATATATATCTACTACTGGTTCTGGTTAAAAGACAAAATTccaaattaattttgtatatgaTGTAACGTATGAGATTAGTGTTAAAGTGTAGTATGACATAAATTAACATTAgaaatacatttcaaatataaattccattcattcattcattcatagttttctgcccaagggcaagtctttcactacaaacccaactttctccaattttttttctattttcttccttcctcttagaaagtctccgcatattatccctgtatcttaatgtcatttatcatctgatatcttcctctgctcCGAACGTTTCtcctgttcatcattccttctaatgcatccttcagaagacagttttttctcagccagtgcccagccaattcctttttcctgaccagtttcagcattgaTCGTTCTTCACCCTTTTCTTCCAAAactgctttatttcttattctctatgtacatttcacatgcttcaatctttcccatattcacatttcaaatgcttatattcacttttcttcacttcgtcataatgtccatgtttctgccccatacaatgcaaccctgcacacaaaacacttcactagtctcttctttagttctttttccagaagatattgttttttctattaaaagcttcctttgccattgctatcctcctattGACTTTCTAGCAgcactcatgttactgcttacaatactcccaaagtatttgaaactattaggcctatgtaaaattaAGGGACATAATATATTACATCATTGTCgtgaactaaaaaaattaaaatagctaGTTAAACTGTACAAGAATAGTGGTCTGCATTATAATGTATGTACTATAATATACATTTAAACAATGCAGTACAAGGATATTGCGAGTTCGATGAGTGTCCTCAGGATCTGTAACATTTTCTTTGGTAGTGCATAAAATGAATAGTagtgcctaaagtgattacttaatCTTTTGCGCACTAGTGTTTTAAGAactcactttaggcactgataacagtgggcaaaatgaaactttacgcactatcgcagaaaaagtcattcattcatctaaTATAACTTTCATAAcccaacaaaacatattataaaaacataatataacattcGATCATGCTATaacattacataaattaaaacataacttaataaggaactgaattttaaattaaatataccgATTATGCGATTAGGAATAAAACTGTACAGAAGATaagaacaaaacaaaatcttAAAACAACCATATTTAAAGTCTATGAACACAGACAACATGGCTATTTTGGTAGAATATAAGATCAGTACCGAAATTTATTGCGGAATAAACATTCATTACTATATAATAATTtcatgcactggaagaaatgacgAAACTTCCATGAAATGCAAACAAAATTTGAAATGCAAAGGGTCACAAAATTAATGTACACAATTCCCAGAAACTGCACGGAAATCTAGTCCATGCTCTGCTGTCCTATATAAttccatttaataaaattatttcaaattcttGTGTGTTATATAGTGGAATATCAGAAAGACCAGCAACATATAGTAACCATTCCGATCCACATATACATGTTTATTAAATATAAAGTCCTAAATTTATCTGAATATATTTCAAACATGAAACACCTAAAATTTCTATGTTATAGCCAAGCCTCGGTCAAGGGTACCGAAACGTATGAAGTTACAAACACACGGACGACTGTGTTTACAGATGGAGAGGAAGGGGGGATGGAGAATTAAGTGACTTCATACCCCAAGAATATTAGTCACAGTAGGgcacaaaataaattttcacgTTTACACATATATATTTCTGTGACCGGTAGAGaaaataattgcctaacattacatGTGCCAATTTCTATTAGAGGCTACTAcacgttttaaaattataaaataatcattttctacgtgtgagaagaaaaggagaaatatacagtacataaaatacattttttcacaaTTCATTGCACCAAATTACACGGCACATTTGGAATGTTTCAAAAGAGAAGGATAATAAATTCTATTTTCACTCAGAATAAcgctttgaaatgtttattttcgaTCTTGTTTGAAGGGATGTT
This genomic interval carries:
- the LOC138699806 gene encoding uncharacterized protein → MKTFLILSLALWTALLNNCSARSINNNILNSLAEEYQPLEDTYSSYKSFVGLISPHGGPKKGQARVNLDGAVITNITITQHWRNGNGTIDITAGGIGHDYVGYYFDISEDGYVYFETKIYSTDDVQQPNFQNTQQHDKMKHFLTKFNKEQFAVGDIIMEFAALGLYSPKNNSRSELYIFTFDKVVSSCFGESFWHSGEGNTEVSGGISESYLGFTTYIPSQVSGTYVYDCDYVEEESQILPKKRSLTPQTHADVGNSGFDFAQVYSSITSMYAALVSEFENYTIVDFNYNLDMKNGTGTMTADQGGVGYSFIEFLFNMDSTAYGSFTYNVVLKPNETSAVGNRDWIKN